Within the Sphingobium baderi genome, the region GCAGGCCTGACGGGCCGCAAGATCATTGTCGACACCTATGGCGGTGCTTCACCCCATGGCGGCGGCGCATTCAGCGGCAAGGACCCGACCAAAGTCGACCGCTCGGCCGCCTATATCACCCGTTACCTTGCGAAAAACATCGTCGCTGCGGGCCTCGCGCGGCGCTGCACGATCCAGCTTGCCTATGCCATCGGCGTGTCGGAACCGCTGTCGCTCTATGTCGACACACATGGCACCGGCACGGTGGACGATGCGAAGATTGAAGACGCGATCAGGTCGATCAAAGAGTTGGGCGGCCTCACGCCGCGCGGCATCCGCACGCATCTGAGCCTCAACAAGCCGATATACCGCCCGACGGCCGCTTACGGTCATTTCGGCCGCAAGCCGGAAGGCGATTTCTTCCCTTGGGAACGCACCGACCTAGTGGAAAAGCTGAAGGCAGCCATAGCCTGACGCCATAGAAAGGGACTAGGGGGGAGAGGCTCCATCTCTCCCTTCCCTTAGAACCACAGGCCGGCGATCAGTGATTAGAGAAACAATGCGGCCTAAACGGTGATGATCGATTGGAATCCGTCACCCGAAACCAGCTTCTTTTGCTAAGGCAATAACAGCCGGACTTTGATGACCCATGGTGTCGGCATCACCAGTATCCTGCCGTAAAATGACCAAAAGTTCATTAGCCTCCTTCACTCGGCAGCGCCATAAGCGAGGCGTCGGGTCCGCACCCCTGTCGGACCCGGCACCCTAACTCCGGCGGCATGACTGTCACGAATATCCGCCGTCGTTGCCTAAGGCCCTATCGGGCTATCGATCACGCTCCTCCAGCGGTTCGCAGCTCATGGGGACGGATTGTAAATCGCTGTCCCGTCTCCCAGGAGCAGCCATTTCATAAACCTTGCCTCCCGCCTCCTCCCGTCGGGTTTCCACTCCACCCGATGGCGGGAGGCAAGGATTGTCATTCTCCCGCTTGCTCCCACTCGTCCGGCCCGCTATCGGCCCGCCATGACCGCGCACAAATCTGGCGACCCAACGACCCTCAACCGCCTTTACGGACGACAGTCCGGCCACAAGCTGCGCGCGGGCCAGCAGGAATTGGTGGATCGCCTGCTCCCCGCCCTATCCATCCCCGAAAAAGGCGAAATCACAGCGGAAGGCCTGTTCGGCCATGACCGCCCGCTCCACCTGGAAATCGGATTTGGCGCAGGCGAGCATTTGGCCTATCGCGCCGACATGCTGCCCGATCACGGCTTCATCGGCTGCGAGCCTTTCCTGAATGGGGTGGTGGGTGCGTTGGGTCATATCCGCGACAGGGGCCTGCCCAATGTTCGCCTCCACATGGGCGATGCGTTGTCTGTGCTGAATCGTATTCCCGATGGCGCGCTCAGCTTCGTTTATCTGCTGCATCCCGATCCCTGGCCCAAAGCGCGCCATGCCAAACGGCGCATGATGAACAAAGGACCGGTCGAACTGATCGCGCAGAAACTACGTCCCGGCGGCGAATTTCGTTTCGGTACGGACCATCCGGTCTATCTACGCTGGGCGCTGATGGTGATGAACGGCCATCCTGCCTTCGAATGGCTGGCGAAGGAACCGAACGATTTTCTGGTCCGTCCCGGCGGATGGCCTGAAACCCGTTACGAGGCGAAGGCCAGACGTCAGGGCCATGAAGTGTGGTACTTCCGCTATCGTCGCAGCTGATCCTTCCATTTGTCGATTAAAAGGCTCGACAGAGCAATGGATGCCAGCATCCAGTCGAGTCACGCGAGCAACATCAAACGACGAAGGTCGGCCAAATCGCCGATAGCGATTCGGATGCCATCCGCGCTTCACTATTCTGTGCAAAGTGGCATAACTGCTGCCTTACCCATCTCATGAGACAGCTTCTCATTCCCTCACCGCGTTTACGTGTGCAGTATAAATATTTGGAGAGGAACGAAAGATGACAATCGCCGCGGACAAGCAGAGGAAGCTGCATTTCGATCTGACGAATGTCGGCCTACGCGCTCAGGCTACGGCGGCGGGACTTTTGCAGCTCTGTACGGAATTGCGGCGTGTGAATGTACTGGATGAAGCTGCAATCGAACGAATCAAGACGGTCATAGCCCATGAAATCGAGATTTCTGCGCCACGGGCGATAGTTTCGCAGACCTATCGGCAAGAAATCCGAAACCGGCTGGACCAACTATTCTCGGGCGAACAGAATGTGGGCACCGCCGATGCGCTCTCTTTCGGCGCCCCTGAAGACCCGGCTAATTCTCCAGAGTAAGCGCCCATAAGCTGCCATTGCGAACCTATGTTCCGAAGCAGTTTGAAGATTTTGACTCCGACCCGGCCGCGGCGATCGAGGAATCAAGCTCTATATGAATCTCTCGATCCTGGACCAACGATCCGGTTCATGCCCCCGACCATGCTATAGGGCGTTCCTCATTCGCTTGCTTGCTTCTCCCCAGGAATCTGGCTCGTTATCCAATCGGATAGCGGGCTGAGTGGCGGTTTGCCTATGGTTTAGATACCGAGATGGAAAAGCGATCGGATATGGAGCGGGAACAATGTTGAATATTATCGTCGCGGGTCGCCTTGGCGCACTGGGCGAGGCTGTGGTGGAAGAACTGATCGCGATAGTGGATGTCGCTCCCGCCGCGACACAGAGCGAAACACTTGTCCTGGAGAGCCGATCTCGCGGATGAAAGCGCCATTTCCGCCGCTTACCGAGAAGTTGCAAAATGTTCAGGGACAGATTGACGGAGCCGTGAATATCGCCGGAGGCTTTGTCTGGGAGCCGATAGAAGGCGGTACGCTGGATAGCTGGGACAGGATGTATCGCCTGAATCTGCGTATCGCGACAGTTTCGTCACGCGCCGCCCTGCCTTATCTGACGACAGGCGCATCCATCGTGAATGTAGGCGCAGCCGCAGCAGCCGGCGTAAGCATTGGCATGACGCCCTACGCTGCATCCAAGGCAGGGGTGATGGCCCTGAGCAAAAGCTTCGCGGACGAATTAAAAGCTAAGGGCATTCGGGTCAATGCGGTGCTTCCGACCGTCATCGATACGCCGGTAAATCGTATGGACATGCCTGACGCCGACACCTCGACCTGGGTGAAGCCTGCCTCCGCTGTAAAGGTGATTGCCTTCCTGCTATCCAATGATGCAGCTTCGATCACCGGAGCGGGCCTGCGCCTCTCGCTCGCCGGATGATGTAGACGGGCAGGCCCACAACAACGCGCGACGCCCCCTTCAGCCAACCAAAATCAGGGAAGATAGTCGTCCGCACGGCCATCTTCCCTGAATAAAAATGCTCATTACCATTGAAGATGCAGGTCGGGCACATGCAATATATTCCCTACGAAATAGGGAACCTTGAAGCCGTCTTTAATCCTGAATTCCGGCAGGGCCGCGACGAATTCCTCAACCGCGATTTGCAGTTCCAGCCGTGCCAGATGCATGCCCAGACATTTGTGGATCCCGCTGCCCAACGACATATGCGGCGCTTTCCGGTCAAAACGGACGGCCTGAGGATCTTCGTAAAATGCCGGATCACGGCCGATCACGGGTGAACTAAAGGCCACATATTCTCCGGGCATGATCTTCTGCCCATGAATTTCGATCACCTTGGTTGCGATACGAAACGCTGTAACCGGTGCAAAAGCCCGAAGAAATTCCTCAACCGCAAGCACGATCAGCGACGGGTCGGAACGAAGTTCATTCTGTTTGTCCGGGTGCGACGCCAGATAATTGAAGATATTGCCCAGCAGCGACGTCACCGTATCCAGACCGCCGATATAAAGGTTGAAGCAATGCCCCAACACTTCATCGTCGTTCCACAGACGGCCTTCGACCTCAAAAGTAAGGATTTTACTGATATAGTCATCGCGCGGGTGCTGGCGGCGCGCTTCGATTTCTTCCAGCAGATAATTTTTCACACAGCGCACTGCGTTGCCACGCACCTCCCAATCATTGGAGTGGAGCATTTCCTTTTCCCATATAAGGAACTGCGCCATGCGCTCCTGCGGCAAACCAAGGAGGTCGAGAACGATGAAAATCGGGAATTTTTCCGAGAATTCCGCAATGAAATCGCATTCACCCCGATCTTGGAAAGCATGGATCAAAGTCCGGGCACGCTCTCGTACCTGCTCTTTCATCGCAAACATTTTCTGCGGAGCAAAATGGCTGTTGAGCGCCTTGCGATAGCTGGTGTGTATTGGCGGGTCAGCCTCCGTCGGAATCACAAGCCAGTTTTCGCCGATATTCTGCGCCCATTTCCCCATGCCATTCTTGGTGAAATTGTCGGCATCGCGCAGCATCGCCTGCACGTCTTCGGCTTTTGTGAGCAGCCAACCGGGCTGATCACCGGGGAAAATGTTGGTCACATAGGTGATGGGCGGCAGTTCCGCGTGCATGGCCGGGATCAGCACTTCCTGCGGATTGTCATAGATCACCTGCCGCGAAAAGAGCGGGAGCGCCATCGCCAGTTCGGCCGGCACGTGGGCAGGCAAGGGCTGTTGGGCAAGTGCAGTCATGATGATCTCCGAAGCATTATAAAGATTTCACCGTCGCCAATAGCAGATGCGGCCTTAGCCGTCCCTCTAACATTAGCGAAGACGCGGATAATCCGCGACGACAGGATATGATGGAAGAAATGTGGACGGAATGCGACAGCACATGCTGCTGGGGGTGATGGCGCGAGTTGTGCAGCCCAGGCCAAGAATGGCATTGACTATGACCAGCCTGGGAACCTGCAAGATCGTCGATAGTCGGATGACGATGCGTTATTTCCACAGCACCGCGCATTAGATTTCTACGGTTTTCGGAGACGTGATGGCCCGGAACATACGAGCAACCGCATCGCGCGCATTTCCTGCGAGGAGTTCCGTAGCAGCAGAACCGCGCGTGACAATCGCAACGCTGTTCTGGAACCGCATCATCATTCAAATCTCCGTTTATGAACTTGGGGAGAAGGCTGTCTTATCCATGCCTTCCCCCCTTGCTCTCTTATCCGGTCAGCTGTTGCCGATCAGAACTTGAACGTTGTTTCCACGCCATAAGTGGCAGGTTGTCCCACATAAGCCGCTGCGATTCCCAGGGTCCGATAGAGGTCGGGGAAACGACGCAGCAGATATTTCTTGTTGGTGATATTGCGGCCGTAGATGGCGATTTCAACATTCGGATCGTCCAGCTGGAATGCGATCCGGCCGTTGAAAATGCCATAACCGGGCACGCGGCCGAGGCGGTTCTCCGTTTCATAACCCGCCTTGATAGCGTCCGGCTGCTGATCCGCGGCCCGGACTGCATCGAAATGCTGGGAGCCGACATAGGACCAAGCACCGGTGACGGCCAGCGTACCGGCGCCGAGCGGAACCTTCTGCGTGGCGCTGACATTAAGCTGCTTCTTGGGCAATTGCAGCAACGGCAGACCGCTCAGATCGACGACGCAACCATCCACGACCCCTGCTGGATTAGTGCAACCACTACCCGCGACCACCTGCGTTTCGCTGAAGCTGCCCTTCGCATATTTGCCGTCCTGAAGCGAACCATTGATGCTGAGCGTCATGCCTTCCCACGGGACAGCGGTGATTTCATTTTCCATGCCCCAGATGCGGACCTTGCCGTTGTTCTGGATGTATTGGGTAACCCCGATGCCGGTGACGAAGCTGTTGACGATCGCCTGATTATCATCCTTCCACGTGTGGAAAACCGCTGTGTTGAAGCGCAGGCGACGATCGAACAGATCGACCTTCAGACCCGCTTCGACGTCCTTGACCTTTTCCGGCGCGAAGGCAGGCAAGCCGCCTGCCCGCAGGTTCCAGCCGCCGGCCTTGGCCGCACCGCGCGTCGCGACATAGAGGAAGAGATTGTCGCTGGCCTGCCAGTCAAGACCAGCATTCCATGCCGGATAGTTGAACTTAGCGTTCTGCGCCTGATTACAGGTGGTCGCTGTCACCGGATCCGTCGGGTCTACCGTGCAATTGATACCGGTCGGCGTGCCTGCCACAGGAGCATCATAGGGCAGGCCAAGCACCTGGGCGTTATGCAGCACGCTGTTACGCGTATCCCAAGTGTAACGGAAACCGCCCACGGCGCGCAGGGTCGGGGTCAGCTCATAATAGGCTTGGGCAAACAAACCAAAGGTCTTGTTGGTGACATCCGCATTGGAATCGCGAATGAGGCCGCCGAAAATCTGCGAGCGGCTGAATTCGTAACCACTTTCCTTGCCCGCATAGGCACCCGCGATGAAGCTGAGGCTGTCGGTGAGATTACCGGAAAGCTGGAGTTCCTGAGAAATATAGTAGGAACCCGACCCGGCATAAGTGCTCAGAAGCGGAACGGCGGTGCCGTCCGTATCGCTCAGGCCATAGTTCATCGAATGGCGGTAGCCGGTAATGGACTTGAGGTTGAGACCGCCCAGATCCACATTGAGCGTGCCCGAAAAACCATATACTTCCAGAGTATTAAAGGGCTGAACGCCGTAAAGCGACTGAATCTCAGGCGGCAACGCACCAATGCTGGCCGGCACTGATGTCCCCATCGCGGTATTGCGCCACCAATTATCCCGGCTCAGCAGGCCAGCCGTCAGGCCCGGCGCGAACCCCAGAGCGTTGATCGTGGCGCTGTTCCTGTCGAAGTCCCAAAGCGCAATCTGCTGACCATGATTGGTCTGGCGGTTCCAATCGCCCGAAAGGGTCAGATCCCAGCCATTACCGTCATATTTCAGCTTGCCGCGCACAAACTTACTATGGTTGTCGGAAAAGTCCCGATTGTTGATCGGATTATCGCCATAGCCTTCCCGGTCGTTGATCGCGCCGCTCAGGCGGATCGCGAGACCTTCGGCAAGCGGCACATTGATATTGGCCTGCGCGCCCAGATTATCATAATTGCCATATTCGGCCTTGAACGTCCCGCTGAGCTGATCGGTCGGATCGTTGGTAATGATGTTGATGGCGCCACCGGTCGTGTTGCGACCAAAAAGCGTGCCCTGGGGACCGCGCAGCACTTCCAGGCGCTGGATGTCCTGAATATCGGTCATCCCGGTCGAAGGCCGGGGAATGTAGATACCGTCGACATAGGTGGCGACGGCAGGGTCGTTGGCCAAGATAGGCTGAAGATTGCCCTGTCCGCGAATAGCGACGAAGACGATGCCATCGCCGCCAGCGGAACCGCGACCGATGACAAGGCCCGGCGCAGTACGCTGGAGATCGACGACATTTTCAACTTTCGCGGTGGTCAGCGCTTCAGGGGTGAGCGCAGTAACGGCGATCGGCGTGGTCTGAAGGCTTTCTTCAGTCCGGCGCGCGGTGACGACGATATCCTGAATGCCTTCTGCGGCACCCGATTGCGCCTGCTGCGCGTAAACCGGCTGCGCCAGTGCGACAATCAGCGCCCCTGTTGCTATCGTTCCCAGAGTGGTGGTTTTGATCATTTTTTTCCTCCCAGATCATTTATCTTGCTCCGCGCCACTCTCGGCACGGTGATACGGCAATAATGCCGCGCGCTTAAACCAAGGGTTATCCGCCCCCATAGTGACGGAGGCTTAATTGACTGTGCGGCGACAGGTTTTGGCCGCCACCCGATATTTTGGCCGCCGCCGCGTCAGTGGATGCGAGACAACTGGCAGCGAAAATCCTTGGGCGTCTGGCCCGTAGCAGCGCGAAAAGCGGCCGAAAAAGCCGACGTGCTGCTGAAGCCGCACCGCCAACTGATTTCCTTGATGCGGGCGCTATCGCCCCGCAGCAATTCCTTGGCCAATGCGATGCGGCTGCGCGCAACAAACTCACCAAGGCTGACACCGGTCCCTTCTTTGAACACCCGCGCCACATGACGCACACTCATGTTGCAACCGCGAGCAATGTCGGCGATGCCGAGCGGACTAGACAGATTATCCATTACATAATCGACGATATGCCGCACCTGCCGCCCGCCACGCGATGTCACACCACCCAACGTCTGCGGCCCCATATGCCGGACAAGTTCGACCGCCAATCCCATGAGCATCGATTCAATCAGGACCTGACTTGCAAAACCGGGCGTCCGCAATTCCACGGCGAGCGCTTCAAAAAGACGGCGCATCGCAATATTCTGGACATCGGCACATGGGTCCAGCCCCTGAAGCGGACGTTGACCGTCGAATAGTTCCTCCAGAAATTCGTCTCCCAGAGCGACGCAGACCAGATGCCGTTCCTGCAGGGCCGGTTCGCCGATATATTGACGATGCGGCGGCATATAAAGAATGTCGCCCGTAGCCGCACGCCGATCCGGCCGCCCCATGCTGACCATGCTGCGGCGCGGCTGACTGTCGAGCGAATAGTCGAGATAATGTTTTTCCGGGCTGAAAACGCCGCTGCAAGGCAAAACCCAGTTGAAATGACGCACATCAACACGCGCATCGCGCATCGTTGCCGTGGCTTCGATGTAGAAATCGTTTACCCCGAACCTGTCCTGACCAGTCCAATCACTCTCCGGACGAAACATCGCTACCTCTGCCTGCTTCTGTTCTGCGATTACGCGGATAGCTATCCCGTCCGGATTAACTTCTATCTTTGGATAGGTCAAAAATGCCGCGGCGCACCGATCATCCCGCAGCGAATGATGGCCCATACTCGACACGATCTGGCCGAGTGCCATTATTGCGCGCCGATGTGACACCTCGCATAGGCGGCTAGTTTGCCCGATTTAGAAAATGGAGAGGCGCGCCATGAATATCCAACCCGTCCTGCGACAATCAGCGTCATGAGAGCTCCGGCGGAAGAACGCGCCCTCAGCAGCCGCTACCCTTGGTATGTATTGGGCATATTGACGCTGTCGCAGACCTGCCATGGCATCGACCGCGCCATCATCGGGCTGGTCTTGGCGCCGGTCGGCCACGAATTTGCGTTGTCGGACGGGCAACTCGGAATTTTGGCGGGCTTTGCCTATGGCATATTTTTCGCTTTGGCGGCCCTACCCTTCGGCATCGCGGTGGACAACTGGAACCGCCGCAACCTGATGACGGCCGCGCTGACGCTGTGGAGCGGGGCAACGGCGTTGTGCAGCCTTGCAACGGGGTTTTGGACCTTGCTGATCGGTCGCGCGGCAGTAGGAACCGCCGAAGCGGGCGGATCACCGACGGGCATGTCGCTGCTCAGCGACTATTTTGGGGAGGATCGACGCGCGACCGCAATCGGCATCTGGTATCTCAGTTCGGGTATCGGTCTTGCCATTGCCTTTCTGGTCGGCGGCGTGATCGTGCAGACTGCGGGCTGGCGTTGGGCATTCGTCGCCGCCGGTGTGCCTGGCCTGCTACTGGCCCCGATCCTTTTGCTGACCGTCCGTGAACCTAAGCGTGGAGCACATGACGGGCCTGCCGCACTTCAACAGGAAGAGCGGCTTGGCCTTGTGCAGCGCATCCGCCTGCTCTCGGCGCGGCCAGGTTTGCTTTATTGCATTTTCGCCATCGTCCTGATCGCGGCCGGCATTTACGGCATGAGCACATGGCTCACGACCTTCCTGATCCGGGTCCATGCCATGCCCATTTCACGCGCCGGCATCATCATCGCCATCGCTTATGGCGGCCTCGGATCGTTGGGCGGCTTCCTGGCTGGCTGGGTGATCGACGCGGTCAACCGGCGCCGGGGCGGTTTCGATCCGGCAAGAACGGCATTGTTCGGCGCGGTGATACCGTTGCTGACTGCGATAACGGGCATCGGCACTGTGATTGTGCAGGACCTTAACCTGATGCTGATATTGCTGATGGCTTGCGGCTTTCTCAGCGCCTCCTATAACGGCCCGATCTATGCCGTCATCGTGACGATGGCCGGACCGCGCCTACGCGGGCTCGCTGTGTCGTTGGTGCAATTGGGCGCGAACCTGATCGGCGTGGGCGCGGGCGCCTATCTCATCGGCGCCGTCAGCGATTTCGTCGGCGGCACTGCGGGTGTCGCCTGGGGGATTGGCACGGCTATGCTGTTCACCTTTGCCGGTGGATTGCTGTTACTGCTGGCGTCGCGCGCGATCCGGCGCGCGCAAGCCAACGAAGAAGCCTGAAATAAGAAAAGGGCGGCCTGGTTCTTTCAACCAGACCGCCCTTGCGCCATGCTTGACCTTATCAGCCAGCTGCGGCGCTGCGCTCCTTACGCCGCGCCTTGGCGGCTTCAATCCCCCGGAACAGAGCGGTCGTATTGCCCGCCCCGGCATAGAACAGCATGAAGAGCGGAATGAAATCCAATTCCTCATCGGTCAATTCGCCGTTGATGAGAGCACCGTTCATCTGAATTTCCACCAGATCGGGCCGCCCCAGCATCGCAGTCGCGCCCAGCACCATCAGACGCTTTTCCCGCATGGACAGGATATCGCTCGCCCATAGATTGGCGAACTGATTGCCAACGATTTCCTGATTGAAGGAAGAATCGCGATACGGGCGGGTCATCTCGGAAGAGCCAGGTCCATAAACTTTATCGAATACTTCCAGCCCCTTCTGCCACTGAGCTTCATCAATACTCATATTTTTTCTCCTATTACATCTGCAAGGCCGATGACTGCATGATCAGTCCGTCGGGCCAGTTCAATCACCGGCCAAACAATGTCGTATAATCGACAGGCCAGGAAAATTGCATAGCCATGGTGCCCCCGCCATCCCATCAGGAAGGCATTGGCCGACCCTCGACGACTTTATCGTCTTTCACGATGCATTTGCTTCGAGGGGGAGATTCTTTGCGGCGAAAACATAGTGAAGAACCGCGATCAGCAGCACCAATGCACAAAGCTGCATGCTCATTTGCAGGCCGTCCGCAGCTGCCGAAAGACAGGCTGCCGCCGGCCGCATGTTCCCTGAAGCGAGGCAATCGACGGCATAATTTCCTTTATAGAGAAAGGCGGCGAGACGATCGCTGAGATAACCCAGCACAACCGACCCCAGCCCCAGTCCGGCCACCGTTTGGCCAAAGGAATGAAGTGCTGCGGCAGATGCCCGCATGCGCGGTTCGACTAACGACTGCGTAATGGTCATGATTGCCGGGGTGAAAGCGTAAAGCAAAGCGGTCGCTACGAAGAGAAAGCCAACCAGCCATCGCCAATCCGATTGATGAATGGCAAGCAGATAGAAAGGCAAAGCCAATCCCACCGCTATTGCAGGCGCCCAACCGCCCCAACGTATATTGCGCCGGATCAGGCGCCCGATCAGATAGCCGCCGCTGACCTGCCCGACCATCGTTGCCAGGCTGAAAGATAGTGCGAACACAAGGCCCGCCTGACCGAGGGGCAGGTCAAAGCGACGGACCAGCAAAGGGATCAGGAACAGATTGGTGCCGAATCCGACCAGGCCCACAAAGCCGCTGCCGAAAGTCAGATGCAGGAATGCGGGTGAACGCGCCAGTCGCCGCAGGACCATGCCGAAGGGTGGCGTATCGGCGCGGTCGCCCGCATCCTTACGTTCCGGTTCAGCGATGGTGGCGAGCAGTAGCAGCGCCAGCAGGATGCCCGGCAATCCGACCGCAACGAGCGCAAGTCGCCAACCGAAAGCCTGCGCCACTGCGCCGCCGGCAACCGCTGCTATCGCGCCGCCCAGCGGAACGCCCAATGCTATGAGCGAAAAGACAACAGCACGGCGGCCAGCATCGAACCGGTCAGAGATCATGGAGACGAGCGCAGGCGTAAAGCCCGCTTCACCCACGCCCACGCCCATGCGGCACAGCAATAGCTGGAAATAGCTGCCCGCCACACCCGACAGTGCCGTCATTAACGACCAAAGCATCGTCACCACTGCGATGATCCGCACTCGGCTATAGCGCTCTGCCAATCGTGCCAGGGGAATGCCCAGCACAGCATAGAAGAGCGAGAAGGCCAGGCCGCCGAGCATTCCAAGTTGAAGATCGCTCAGCCGAAGATCATGGCGAATCGCCTCTCCCACTACAGCAATGATGGTGCGATCGATAAAATTGAACATATAGATCGCGCCGAGCAGCAACAGGAACCATCGGTCACGCGCCCCAAAGCCGCTGGTATCACTCATTGCCCCTCCCATTGCCGTCCGGCCGTTT harbors:
- the trmB gene encoding tRNA (guanosine(46)-N7)-methyltransferase TrmB, with protein sequence MTAHKSGDPTTLNRLYGRQSGHKLRAGQQELVDRLLPALSIPEKGEITAEGLFGHDRPLHLEIGFGAGEHLAYRADMLPDHGFIGCEPFLNGVVGALGHIRDRGLPNVRLHMGDALSVLNRIPDGALSFVYLLHPDPWPKARHAKRRMMNKGPVELIAQKLRPGGEFRFGTDHPVYLRWALMVMNGHPAFEWLAKEPNDFLVRPGGWPETRYEAKARRQGHEVWYFRYRRS
- a CDS encoding SDR family oxidoreductase, which encodes MKAPFPPLTEKLQNVQGQIDGAVNIAGGFVWEPIEGGTLDSWDRMYRLNLRIATVSSRAALPYLTTGASIVNVGAAAAAGVSIGMTPYAASKAGVMALSKSFADELKAKGIRVNAVLPTVIDTPVNRMDMPDADTSTWVKPASAVKVIAFLLSNDAASITGAGLRLSLAG
- a CDS encoding cytochrome P450; amino-acid sequence: MTALAQQPLPAHVPAELAMALPLFSRQVIYDNPQEVLIPAMHAELPPITYVTNIFPGDQPGWLLTKAEDVQAMLRDADNFTKNGMGKWAQNIGENWLVIPTEADPPIHTSYRKALNSHFAPQKMFAMKEQVRERARTLIHAFQDRGECDFIAEFSEKFPIFIVLDLLGLPQERMAQFLIWEKEMLHSNDWEVRGNAVRCVKNYLLEEIEARRQHPRDDYISKILTFEVEGRLWNDDEVLGHCFNLYIGGLDTVTSLLGNIFNYLASHPDKQNELRSDPSLIVLAVEEFLRAFAPVTAFRIATKVIEIHGQKIMPGEYVAFSSPVIGRDPAFYEDPQAVRFDRKAPHMSLGSGIHKCLGMHLARLELQIAVEEFVAALPEFRIKDGFKVPYFVGNILHVPDLHLQW
- a CDS encoding TonB-dependent receptor; its protein translation is MIKTTTLGTIATGALIVALAQPVYAQQAQSGAAEGIQDIVVTARRTEESLQTTPIAVTALTPEALTTAKVENVVDLQRTAPGLVIGRGSAGGDGIVFVAIRGQGNLQPILANDPAVATYVDGIYIPRPSTGMTDIQDIQRLEVLRGPQGTLFGRNTTGGAINIITNDPTDQLSGTFKAEYGNYDNLGAQANINVPLAEGLAIRLSGAINDREGYGDNPINNRDFSDNHSKFVRGKLKYDGNGWDLTLSGDWNRQTNHGQQIALWDFDRNSATINALGFAPGLTAGLLSRDNWWRNTAMGTSVPASIGALPPEIQSLYGVQPFNTLEVYGFSGTLNVDLGGLNLKSITGYRHSMNYGLSDTDGTAVPLLSTYAGSGSYYISQELQLSGNLTDSLSFIAGAYAGKESGYEFSRSQIFGGLIRDSNADVTNKTFGLFAQAYYELTPTLRAVGGFRYTWDTRNSVLHNAQVLGLPYDAPVAGTPTGINCTVDPTDPVTATTCNQAQNAKFNYPAWNAGLDWQASDNLFLYVATRGAAKAGGWNLRAGGLPAFAPEKVKDVEAGLKVDLFDRRLRFNTAVFHTWKDDNQAIVNSFVTGIGVTQYIQNNGKVRIWGMENEITAVPWEGMTLSINGSLQDGKYAKGSFSETQVVAGSGCTNPAGVVDGCVVDLSGLPLLQLPKKQLNVSATQKVPLGAGTLAVTGAWSYVGSQHFDAVRAADQQPDAIKAGYETENRLGRVPGYGIFNGRIAFQLDDPNVEIAIYGRNITNKKYLLRRFPDLYRTLGIAAAYVGQPATYGVETTFKF
- a CDS encoding AraC family transcriptional regulator, which translates into the protein MALGQIVSSMGHHSLRDDRCAAAFLTYPKIEVNPDGIAIRVIAEQKQAEVAMFRPESDWTGQDRFGVNDFYIEATATMRDARVDVRHFNWVLPCSGVFSPEKHYLDYSLDSQPRRSMVSMGRPDRRAATGDILYMPPHRQYIGEPALQERHLVCVALGDEFLEELFDGQRPLQGLDPCADVQNIAMRRLFEALAVELRTPGFASQVLIESMLMGLAVELVRHMGPQTLGGVTSRGGRQVRHIVDYVMDNLSSPLGIADIARGCNMSVRHVARVFKEGTGVSLGEFVARSRIALAKELLRGDSARIKEISWRCGFSSTSAFSAAFRAATGQTPKDFRCQLSRIH
- a CDS encoding MFS transporter, translating into MRAPAEERALSSRYPWYVLGILTLSQTCHGIDRAIIGLVLAPVGHEFALSDGQLGILAGFAYGIFFALAALPFGIAVDNWNRRNLMTAALTLWSGATALCSLATGFWTLLIGRAAVGTAEAGGSPTGMSLLSDYFGEDRRATAIGIWYLSSGIGLAIAFLVGGVIVQTAGWRWAFVAAGVPGLLLAPILLLTVREPKRGAHDGPAALQQEERLGLVQRIRLLSARPGLLYCIFAIVLIAAGIYGMSTWLTTFLIRVHAMPISRAGIIIAIAYGGLGSLGGFLAGWVIDAVNRRRGGFDPARTALFGAVIPLLTAITGIGTVIVQDLNLMLILLMACGFLSASYNGPIYAVIVTMAGPRLRGLAVSLVQLGANLIGVGAGAYLIGAVSDFVGGTAGVAWGIGTAMLFTFAGGLLLLLASRAIRRAQANEEA
- a CDS encoding carboxymuconolactone decarboxylase family protein, which codes for MSIDEAQWQKGLEVFDKVYGPGSSEMTRPYRDSSFNQEIVGNQFANLWASDILSMREKRLMVLGATAMLGRPDLVEIQMNGALINGELTDEELDFIPLFMLFYAGAGNTTALFRGIEAAKARRKERSAAAG
- a CDS encoding spinster family MFS transporter, whose protein sequence is MSDTSGFGARDRWFLLLLGAIYMFNFIDRTIIAVVGEAIRHDLRLSDLQLGMLGGLAFSLFYAVLGIPLARLAERYSRVRIIAVVTMLWSLMTALSGVAGSYFQLLLCRMGVGVGEAGFTPALVSMISDRFDAGRRAVVFSLIALGVPLGGAIAAVAGGAVAQAFGWRLALVAVGLPGILLALLLLATIAEPERKDAGDRADTPPFGMVLRRLARSPAFLHLTFGSGFVGLVGFGTNLFLIPLLVRRFDLPLGQAGLVFALSFSLATMVGQVSGGYLIGRLIRRNIRWGGWAPAIAVGLALPFYLLAIHQSDWRWLVGFLFVATALLYAFTPAIMTITQSLVEPRMRASAAALHSFGQTVAGLGLGSVVLGYLSDRLAAFLYKGNYAVDCLASGNMRPAAACLSAAADGLQMSMQLCALVLLIAVLHYVFAAKNLPLEANAS